From the Pungitius pungitius chromosome 6, fPunPun2.1, whole genome shotgun sequence genome, one window contains:
- the cfap161 gene encoding cilia- and flagella-associated protein 161, protein MAYSSTYSKKVKLGNWFQENLVEEDGKNDYLEKKERGELVTQKVDFLKMNILRPVNLTMTNDGRLHFGDVVMLVNMGGEKRECSAVSIRADIDSLKRIPSAGIKAPCGVSAGGDIQACVRTAFIITSVDGSPEGSTLHFEQSFALKTTSGFAGGLYLTSDTQSFQKCALKSRLQEVNLDDSDSFMAWWKAVHFDPQERLEYEGQPVPANVTVLIKHCKTNQALAVLGDHVLWTTYDKGYELTAHTFLDSHKAEQDNNHWILCTSDSAGKGPLILSQPLSAANSEELPLANPDV, encoded by the exons ATGGCTTATTCGAGTACTTACAGCAAAAAAGTGAAGTTGGGAAACTGGTTTCAAGAGAATCTTGTAGAAGAG GATGGTAAGAACGACTATCTCGAGAAAAAAGAGAGGGGTGAGCTTGTTACCCAAAAAGTAGACTTcctcaaaatgaacattttaagaCCG GTGAATCTTACTATGACAAATGATGGAAGACTGCACTTTGGGGATGTCGTGATGCTGGTCAAcatgggaggagaaaagagggagtgCAGTGCAGTGAGCATTAGAGCAGACATCGACAGTTTGAAGAGGATTCCTTCGGCTGGCATTAAAGCTCCATGTGGAGTCAGTGCAGGAGGCGATATTCAGGCCTGCGTGCGCACCGCGTTTATTATTACCAG TGTTGATGGCAGTCCTGAAGGATCCACTCTGCATTTTGAGCAAAgctttgctttaaaaacaacaagtggCTTTGCCGGTGGT CTTTACCTGACAAGTGACACGCAAAGTTTTCAAAAG tgTGCCTTGAAGTCCAGGCTACAAGAAGTAAACTTGGACGACAGCGATTCCTTTATGGCATGGTGGAAGGCAGTCCACTTTGACCCCCAAGAAAGGCTTGAATATGAAGGACAGCCTGTTCCA GCAAATGTGACCGTGCTGATCAAACACTGCAAGACAAACCAGGCTCTTGCTGTTCTGGGAGATCATGTGCTTTG gaccACATATGACAAAGGGTATGAGCTGACGGCTCACACCTTCCTGGACTCGCACAAAGCCGAGCAGGACAACAACCACTGGATACTTTGCACCTCTGACTCTGCAGGGAAAGGGCCCCTAATTCTCAGCCAGCCTCTGTCAGCGGCAAACAGCGAGGAGCTTCCACTTGCAAACCCTGATGTCTAA
- the cers3b gene encoding ceramide synthase 2, translating into MLQTVSEWLWWERLWLPANVSWTDLEDSEGRVYAKASQLHAALPCALGLLLVRYLFERYLATALANVWGIRDSVRLPAEPKPLLENYFRCQARAPSQVDVRSLCKKTSWSERRIQVWFKRRRNQERPGLRKRFCEASWRCVFYTFAFVYGLLALYDKPWLYNLREVWAGFPRQSMLPSQYFYYLLEMGFYLSLLLSLTFDVKRKDFKEQVIHHIATLTLLSFSWISNYIRIGTLVMAAHDSADILLEGAKVLNYAQWHRTANAMFVVFTVLFMLTRLVIFPFWLIHCSWVYPMEVFAPFFGYYFFNVMLLVLQILHLYWAVLISRMAYKCIFSKLERDERSDEEEDDSDSPRERDHKLSHKNGTGARDRANGH; encoded by the exons ATGTTGCAGACAGTGAGTGAGTGGCTGTGGTGGGAGCGTCTGTGGCTGCCAGCGAACGTCTCGTGGACTGATCTGGAGGACAGCGAAGGCCGCGTTTACGCTAAAGCCTCTCAACTCCACGCTGCTCTGCCCTGCGCCCTCGGCCTGCTGCTCGTTAGATACCTGTTTGAGAG ATACCTGGCCACGGCGCTGGCTAACGTTTGGGGGATCAGGGACAGTGTGCGTCTGCCAGCGGAGCCAAAGCCCCTCCTAGAAAACTACTTTCGCTGTCAAGCACGCGCTCCATCGCAG GTTGATGTGAGGTCTCTGTGTAAGAAGACCAGCTGGTCGGAAAGGAGAATCCAGGTGTGGTTTAAGAGAAGGAGGAACCAGGAGCGCCCAGGGCTTCGGAAGAGGTTCTGCGAGGcgag CTGGAGATGTGTTTTTTATACTTTTGCATTTGTCTATGGACTCCTAGCTCTCTATGAT AAACCATGGCTTTATAACCTCAGGGAGGTGTGGGCCGGCTTTCCTAGACAG TCCATGCTGCCATCTCAATACTTTTATTACCTCTTGGAAATGGGATTCTACCTTTCTCTGCTCCTCAGCCTCACCTTTGATGTGAAACGGAAA gaCTTTAAAGAGCAGGTGATTCATCACATAGCCACACTGACTCTTCTGAGCTTCTCTTGGATTTCAAACTACATTCGTATCGGAACCCTTGTGATGGCAGCTCACGACTCTGCTGACATCCTGCTAGAG GGTGCAAAGGTATTAAACTATGCCCAGTGGCACCGGACTGCTAATGCCATGTTCGTGGTGTTTACAGTTCTCTTTATGCTGACAAGACTTGTCATTTTCCCTTTCTG GCTGATTCACTGCTCGTGGGTGTATCCAATGGAGGTGTTTGCGCCCTTCTTTGGCTACTACTTCTTCAATGTGATGTTATTGGTTCTTCAGATACTCCACCTCTATTGGGCTGTTCTCATATCACGAATGGCTTACAAGTGTATCTTTAGCAAG CTCGAGCGTGACGAAAggagtgatgaagaggaggatgacagTGACTCACCGAGGGAAAGAGACCACAAATTAAGTCACAAAAATGGAACTGGAGCCAGAGACAGGGCCAATGGCCACTAA
- the ano2a gene encoding anoctamin-1 — translation MPVTTDMSESLSCHSVKLVSLARSLSELGADAANGIPITPPENEEPPLPESGIDLGPGLFFDDGKRKVDYVLCYKKRRASRARLSITSNGSIPLPVLARLETEVESGDAGAPAGDLEESKLSEEEKAVMREEFEAGLLDAGLQQQRDKERANGLGFIRLHIPWPILSREAELQKIKVPVKKKCELRKRMGIAGLWDSIMRKVNTPFQPDVPDFDTHRDSQTRVHFKTLKHPFIRDKLHLYDIKSTDTLFDNATRSRIVAEIISRVTCRQTCQTTGIHSLLARGVYDSAFPVHDGSFTRRGRKDQRNDRQILHEEWANYGVMHKYQPVDLIRKYFGEQIGLYFAWLGVYTQLLIPPSVLGIIVFLYGIFTVDANVPSQETCDDNLNITMCPLCDGVCDYWHLSTVCSLARASYLFDNGVTVLFAIFMSLWAACFLEHWKRRQMCLKHMWDLTSLEDEEEELRPEYEEVLQEKKAKMKAQSKKKLAQAEDGVDRETDQMLASQREPESLDIEDHLSGYLINVSTLLLLIFVTFSAVVGVAVYRICMLSVWSMNPDPEAKASVRMTVTTTGIILNMLVVLVLEEVYGAIAVWLTELELPKTKEEFEEKLIFKSFFLKSMNAFAPIFYVAFFKGRFGGRPGDYVYVFGDYRMEECAPPGCLIELCIQLSMIMLGKQLIQNNVFEVLIPKLKKMYRTIQEEKVKKRAAENEENATGEKRPRQQFDKDYALEPYEGVTPEYMEMIIQYGFVSLFVASFPLAPAFALLNNVIEIRLDAAKFVTEIRRPDAVRCKDIGIWYNILCGISKFSVITNAFVISFTSEFVPRMVYQYMYSVNGTMNGYTEHSLSYFNVSNFPPGSAPTTALVTGVSMCRYKDYRDPPWDTDAYTFSKQYWSVLAAKLAFVIFFQNLAMFLSMLVAWMIPDVPRSLREQLMKENMMLMEFLLNQDQEARAKSLSPKRSIPCFNANIDIVVEAPPEDTEAQQVEEERVEINLNQTRRSSDSEPEVAKSFEEVEENGQETRRGEGKDEAGEVKVGEMEKDGDVKKEDGNGENKQEEGERKEKLAQRKEEQKEVDTETVEKEDFIVDLDALMSELGLLDEDLSSSTPRDTQFPRSESEQQYQKDQQPLSHLSSETGSGSQMTSRLIAPPPREQGSRGKARCCTLPSRSKGAEARYSLPRPSHSTSLPRAGTLTPAVLLHSPLSSSSNPFPPIRTPVSPPAARCPPAQQHKAPSELFALEGPPPQQPRSRGKVRCSTLPPRHRAAGPEEPSTKPSHSTSLTKLPPPFPQ, via the exons ATGCCTGTCACCACAGATATGAGTGAGTCATTGTCCTGTCACTCAGTGAAGCTTGTGTCATTGGCCCGGTCGCTGTCCGAGCTCGGGGCGGATGCCGCCAACGGAATCCCTATCACCCCCCCTGAAAACGAGGAGCCTCCTCTTCCG GAGTCTGGCATCGATCTAGGCCCCGGgcttttttttgatgatggcAAGAGAAAAGTGGACTACGTCCTTTGCTACAAAAAAAGGCGCGCATCCAGAGCCCGGCTCTCCATCACATCCAACGGGAGTATACCATTACCTGTGTTGGCCCGATTGGAAACGGAGGTAGAGTCTGGTGATGCAGGTGCACCTGCAGGAGATTTGGAGGAGTCAAAGctctcagaggaggagaaggctgtAATGAGGGAGGAGTTTGAGGCGGGTTTACTGGATGCTGGACTACAGCAACAGCGCGATAAAGAG AGGGCAAATGGCCTAGGGTTTATTCGGCTGCATATCCCATGGCCGATACTCAGCCGAGAAGCCGAACTTCAGAAGATCAAAGTTCCTGTGAAAAAG AAGTGTGAGCTGCGAAAGCGAATGGGCATTGCTGGACTATGGGATTCTATAATGAGAAAAGTCAACACACCGTTTCAACCAGATGTCCCCGACTTTGACACCCACAGAGACTCGCAGACACGAGTCCACTTCAAAACGCTCAAACACCCTTTTATCAGGGACAAGCTCCACCT GTACGACATCAAGTCAACAGATACTTTATTCGATAATGCAACGCGCAGTCGAATA GTCGCTGAGATCATTTCACGTGTTACCTGCAGGCAAACCTGCCAAACCACCG GAATCCACTCATTATTGGCTCGGGGTGTCTACGACTCTGCCTTCCCTGTGCATGAT gGGTCATTTACAAGGAGAGGACGTAAGGATCAACGAAAtgacagacag ATCCTTCATGAAGAGTGGGCTAACTATGGAGTCATGCATAAATACCAGCCTGTGGACCTCATAAG GAAGTACTTTGGAGAGCAGATTGGGTTGTATTTTGCCTGGCTGGGTGTTTACACTCAGctcctcatccctccctctgtcctggGCATTATTGTCTTCCTGTACGGCATATTCACTGTGGATGCCAATGTGCCAAG CCAGGAGACATGTGATGACAACCTAAACATCACCATGTGTCCACTGTGTGACGGAGTGTGTGACTACTGGCACCTGAGTACAGTGTGTTCACTGGCCCGAGCATCGTACCTCTTCGACAACGGAGTCACGGTCCTCTTCGCAATTTTCATGTCTCTTTGGG CTGCCTGTTTCCTTGAGCACTGGAAAAGGCGACAGATGTGTCTCAAACACATGTGGGACCTGACGAGtctggaggatgaggag GAGGAGCTGAGGCCTGAATATGAAGAAGTTCTACAGGAGAAAAAAGCCAAAATGAAAGCACAGTCCAAGAAGAAG CTGGCTCAGGCTGAGGATGGTGTGGATCGTGAAACAGACCAGATGCTGGCCTCGCAG CGAGAACCAGAGTCCCTGGACATTGAGGATCATCTGTCCGGTTATCTCATCAATGTGTCCACCTTACTGCTCCTG ATCTTCGTCACCTTCTCGGCAGTGGTTGGGGTGGCAGTTTATCGCATCTGCATGTTGAGCGTTTGGTCCATGAACCCCGATCCCGAAGCCAAGGCCAGCGTGAGGATGACCGTCACCACCACAGGCATCATCCTGAACATGCTGGTGGTTCTGGTGTTGGAGGAGGTCTATGGTGCGATTGCTGTGTGGCTGACGGAACTGG AACTTCCAAAGACAAAGGAAGAGTTTGAAGAGAAGCTGATCTTTAAGTCTTTCTTCCTCAAGTCCATGAACGCCTTTGCACCTATTTTCTATGTGGCCTTCTTCAAGGGCAg GTTTGGTGGGCGGCCTGGCGATTATGTTTATGTCTTTGGAGACTATCGCATGGAGGAG TGCGCTCCGCCAGGCTGCCTCATCGAGTTGTGCATCCAGCTCAGCATGATCATGCTCGGAAAGCAGCTCATCCAAAACAATGTGTTTGAGGTTCTCATACC tAAACTCAAAAAGATGTACAGAACAATACAGGAAGAAAAAGTTAAGAAAAGAGCAGCAGAGAATGAAGAGAATGCCACAGGAGAGAAGAGACCAAGGCAACAATTTGACAAAGATTACGCTCTTGAACCCTATGAAGGCGTGACCCCAGAGTACATGGAAATGA taaTCCAGTATGGGTTTGTGTCTCTCTTCGTGGCCTCCTTCCCGCTGGCGCCAGCGTTCGCTCTGCTCAACAATGTCATTGAGATACGCCTTGATGCTGCAAAGTTTGTGACTGAGATCCGACGGCCTGATGCAGTGAGGTGTAAAGACATAg GGATTTGGTACAACATTCTCTGTGGAATCAGCAAGTTCTCTGTAATTAccaat GCGTTCGTCATCTCCTTCACGTCAGAGTTTGTTCCACGCATGGTTTACCAGTACATGTACAGCGTAAATGGCACTATGAATGGGTACACAGAGCACTCACTGTCCTACTTTAATGTCAGCAACTTCCCGCCGGGCAGTGCGCCCACCACTGCCCTCGTCACCGGAGTCTCAATGTGCAG GTATAAAGACTACAGAGACCCACCTTGGGACACAGATGCCTACACCTTCTCTAAACAGTACTGGTCAGTCCTTGCTGCAAAATTGgcctttgtcattttctttcag AACCTCGCCATGTTCCTCAGCATGCTGGTGGCCTGGATGATACCAGACGTACCGCGATCTCTAAGGGAACAGCTGATGAAAGAGAACATGATGCTGATGGAGTTTCTGCTAAATCAAGACCAAGAAGCACGTGCCAAGTCTCTCTCCCCAAAACGCTCCATCCCGTGCTTTAACGCCAACATAGACATTGTGGTGGAGGCACCACCGGAAGACACAGAGGCGcaacaggtggaggaggaaagggtTGAGATCAATTTGAATCAAACAAGGAGGAGCAGTGACAGTGAGCCAGAGGTTGCGAAGTCATTCGAAGAAGTTGAAGAAAATGGACAGGAAACgcgaagaggagaaggaaaagatgaGGCTGGAGAGGTGAAAGTAggggaaatggaaaaagatgGTGATGTGAAGAAAGAGGATGGAAACGGAGAAAATAagcaagaggagggagagagaaaagagaaattagctcaaagaaaagaagaacaaaaggaaGTTGATACTGAAACAGTGGAGAAGGAGGATTTCATTGTGGATCTGGACGCCCTCATGAGTGAGCTCGGGCTGTTAG ATGAAGATCTTTCATCGAGCACACCCAGAGATACACAGTTCCCCCGCTCAGAGTCCGAACAGCAATACCAAAAGGACCAGCAACCCCTGAGCCATCTATCATCCGAAACAGGCTCCGGGTCACAAATGACATCAAGGCTAATTGCTCCTCCTCCCAGAGAGCAAGGCTCGAGGGGAAAGGCCCGCTGTTGCACCCTGCCTTCCCGCAGCAAAGGGGCCGAGGCTCGCTACAGCCTGCCACGGCCGAGCCACTCCACCAGCCTCCCGAGGGCGGGCACACTCACTCCCGCGGTTCTTCTGCACTCCCCGTTGTCATCTTCATCCAACCCGTTCCCTCCCATACGCACACCCGTGTCGCCGCCCGCCGCGCGGTGCCCACCGGCCCAACAGCACAAAGCCCCCAGTGAGCTATTTGCGTTGGAAGGGCCTCCACCACAGCAGCCGCGCTCCAGGGGCAAAGTCCGGTGCTCCACCCTGCCTCCCCGACACAGAGCCGCTGGACCCGAGGAGCCCTCCACCAAGCCTAGCCATTCCACCAGCTTGACAAAGCTGCCCCCTCCTTTCCCCCAGTGA